The following proteins are encoded in a genomic region of Clarias gariepinus isolate MV-2021 ecotype Netherlands chromosome 12, CGAR_prim_01v2, whole genome shotgun sequence:
- the creb3l2 gene encoding cyclic AMP-responsive element-binding protein 3-like protein 2 isoform X2, which translates to MEILDSTEPFLRWDRNLSELSESGDNDNVLYSTHFTELLDDLSQEALLGQLLSDPFLSGRGHMMDLEKEEEEEELSPASPPPPHIQAEHSYSLSGDSRPQSPLSHLILEKTSSESVCAGESDSDDWPMEQQQQQQEEDEEMEEEDDEEDKLNLKMEPLLCDSPTLLPTVTLTLTVKPATAASLSQTTQLVTQAKEDESFSPQIKLEPHEVDQFLNLSPKEHETLQMPPTPPSSHGSDTEGSQSPVRSCVPASPTSNPAVLKVAQRTPASLPNSLSNSPLLTAPHLQGSGPLLLTEEERRTLIAEGYPVPTKLPLSKSEEKALKKIRRKIKNKISAQESRRKKKEYVDALEKKVETCSNENSELRRKVENLESTNKSLLQQLHSLQAMVTGKVPRSCKMASTQTSTCLMAVVLCFAVFLGSFYQGLSPCSSITKSELSRELTMQESYTTTVKSRNLLSFEEHGVGDEPRPSGLGGEYPEWDTQSTALMMWRLEQQRRLQQATPQTPEPSPPYVQNNGTNTQKALLIDLHMHRSAESQSNEMPSVIELERTVNEPS; encoded by the exons CACTTCACCGAGCTCCTGGATGACCTGTCTCAGGAGGCGCTGCTGGGACAGCTCCTGAGCGACCCCTTCCTGTCGGGGAGGGGCCACATGATGGACctggagaaggaggaggaggaggaggagctgaGCCCGGCGTCTCCGCCGCCTCCTCACATCCAGGCTGAGCACAGTTACTCGCTGAGCGGAGACTCCAGACCCCAGTCGCCCTTGTCCCATCTGATCCTGGAGAAAACCAGCAGCGAGTCAG TGTGTGCAGGAGAGTCAGACAGTGACGACTGGCCCatggagcagcagcagcagcagcaggaagaggatgaggagatggaggaggaggatgatgaggaggaCAAGTTAAACCTGAAGATGGAGCCTCTGCTCTGTGACTCTCCAACGCTGCTGCCTACAGTGACTCTCACGCTCACGGTTAAACCGGCGACGGCCGCGTCCCTCTCACAGACCACGCAGCTCGTCACACAG GCGAAGGAGGACGAGAGCTTCAGCCCGCAGATTAAACTGGAGCCGCATGAAGTGGATCAGTTCCTGAACCTCTCTCCTAAAG agcatgAGACTTTGCAGATGCCCCCGACTCCCCCCAGCTCTCACGGCAGTGACACAGAGGGCAGTCAGAGTCCTGTGCGCTCCTGCGTCCCCGCCAGTCCCACGTCCAACCCAGCGGTCCTCAAGGTGGCGCAGCGCACGCCCGCCTCGCTGCCCAACTCGCTGTCCAACTCGCCCCTGCTCACCGCCCCTCAC TTGCAGGGCTCCGGCCCCCTGCTGCTGACTGAAGAGGAGAGACGCACCCTGATCGCAGAGGGATACCCCGTCCCCACTAAACTGCCCCTGTCCAAATCAGAGGAGAAGGCCCTGAAAAAGATCCGCAGGAAAATCAAGAACAAG atttctgCTCAGGAAAGtcgcagaaagaaaaaagaatatgtgGACGCCCTGGAGAAAAA GGTGGAGACATGTTCCAATGAGAACAGTGAGCTGCGCAGGAAAGTGGAGAACCTTGAAAGCACCAACAA GTCTTTGCTGCAGCAGCTGCACTCGCTGCAGGCCATGGTGACAGGAAAGGTCCCTCGCTCGTGCAAGATGGCCAGCACTCAGACCTCCACGTGCCTCATG GCTGTGGTCCTGTGTTTCGCCGTGTTCCTGGGTAGCTTCTACCAAGGCCTGAGCCCCTGCTCATCCATCACAAAGTCTGAACTGTCCAGAGAGCTCACCATGCAGGAGTCTTACACCACCACAG TGAAGTCCAGAAACCTGCTGTCTTTTGAGGAGCACGGCGTAGGTGACGAGCCCCGCCCCTCCGGTCTGGGCGGAGAATATCCAGAGTGGGACACACAGTCTACCGCCTTGATGATGTGGCGTCTGGAGCAGCAGCGCAGACTCCAACAGGCCACGCCTCAAACTCCAGAGCCCAGCCCACCCTACGTTCAGAACAACGGCACCAACACGCAGAAAGCCCTCCTCATCGACCTGCACATGCACCG GTCAGCAGAGTCGCAATCCAACGAAATGCCGAGCGTCATCGAGCTGGAGCGAACGGTGAACGAGCCGTCGTGA
- the creb3l2 gene encoding cyclic AMP-responsive element-binding protein 3-like protein 2 isoform X3, translated as MEILDSTEPFLRWDRNLSELSESGDNDNVLYSTHFTELLDDLSQEALLGQLLSDPFLSGRGHMMDLEKEEEEEELSPASPPPPHIQAEHSYSLSGDSRPQSPLSHLILEKTSSESGESDSDDWPMEQQQQQQEEDEEMEEEDDEEDKLNLKMEPLLCDSPTLLPTVTLTLTVKPATAASLSQTTQLVTQAKEDESFSPQIKLEPHEVDQFLNLSPKEHETLQMPPTPPSSHGSDTEGSQSPVRSCVPASPTSNPAVLKVAQRTPASLPNSLSNSPLLTAPHKLQGSGPLLLTEEERRTLIAEGYPVPTKLPLSKSEEKALKKIRRKIKNKISAQESRRKKKEYVDALEKKVETCSNENSELRRKVENLESTNKSLLQQLHSLQAMVTGKVPRSCKMASTQTSTCLMAVVLCFAVFLGSFYQGLSPCSSITKSELSRELTMQESYTTTVKSRNLLSFEEHGVGDEPRPSGLGGEYPEWDTQSTALMMWRLEQQRRLQQATPQTPEPSPPYVQNNGTNTQKALLIDLHMHRSAESQSNEMPSVIELERTVNEPS; from the exons CACTTCACCGAGCTCCTGGATGACCTGTCTCAGGAGGCGCTGCTGGGACAGCTCCTGAGCGACCCCTTCCTGTCGGGGAGGGGCCACATGATGGACctggagaaggaggaggaggaggaggagctgaGCCCGGCGTCTCCGCCGCCTCCTCACATCCAGGCTGAGCACAGTTACTCGCTGAGCGGAGACTCCAGACCCCAGTCGCCCTTGTCCCATCTGATCCTGGAGAAAACCAGCAGCGAGTCAG GAGAGTCAGACAGTGACGACTGGCCCatggagcagcagcagcagcagcaggaagaggatgaggagatggaggaggaggatgatgaggaggaCAAGTTAAACCTGAAGATGGAGCCTCTGCTCTGTGACTCTCCAACGCTGCTGCCTACAGTGACTCTCACGCTCACGGTTAAACCGGCGACGGCCGCGTCCCTCTCACAGACCACGCAGCTCGTCACACAG GCGAAGGAGGACGAGAGCTTCAGCCCGCAGATTAAACTGGAGCCGCATGAAGTGGATCAGTTCCTGAACCTCTCTCCTAAAG agcatgAGACTTTGCAGATGCCCCCGACTCCCCCCAGCTCTCACGGCAGTGACACAGAGGGCAGTCAGAGTCCTGTGCGCTCCTGCGTCCCCGCCAGTCCCACGTCCAACCCAGCGGTCCTCAAGGTGGCGCAGCGCACGCCCGCCTCGCTGCCCAACTCGCTGTCCAACTCGCCCCTGCTCACCGCCCCTCAC AAGTTGCAGGGCTCCGGCCCCCTGCTGCTGACTGAAGAGGAGAGACGCACCCTGATCGCAGAGGGATACCCCGTCCCCACTAAACTGCCCCTGTCCAAATCAGAGGAGAAGGCCCTGAAAAAGATCCGCAGGAAAATCAAGAACAAG atttctgCTCAGGAAAGtcgcagaaagaaaaaagaatatgtgGACGCCCTGGAGAAAAA GGTGGAGACATGTTCCAATGAGAACAGTGAGCTGCGCAGGAAAGTGGAGAACCTTGAAAGCACCAACAA GTCTTTGCTGCAGCAGCTGCACTCGCTGCAGGCCATGGTGACAGGAAAGGTCCCTCGCTCGTGCAAGATGGCCAGCACTCAGACCTCCACGTGCCTCATG GCTGTGGTCCTGTGTTTCGCCGTGTTCCTGGGTAGCTTCTACCAAGGCCTGAGCCCCTGCTCATCCATCACAAAGTCTGAACTGTCCAGAGAGCTCACCATGCAGGAGTCTTACACCACCACAG TGAAGTCCAGAAACCTGCTGTCTTTTGAGGAGCACGGCGTAGGTGACGAGCCCCGCCCCTCCGGTCTGGGCGGAGAATATCCAGAGTGGGACACACAGTCTACCGCCTTGATGATGTGGCGTCTGGAGCAGCAGCGCAGACTCCAACAGGCCACGCCTCAAACTCCAGAGCCCAGCCCACCCTACGTTCAGAACAACGGCACCAACACGCAGAAAGCCCTCCTCATCGACCTGCACATGCACCG GTCAGCAGAGTCGCAATCCAACGAAATGCCGAGCGTCATCGAGCTGGAGCGAACGGTGAACGAGCCGTCGTGA
- the creb3l2 gene encoding cyclic AMP-responsive element-binding protein 3-like protein 2 isoform X1 has protein sequence MEILDSTEPFLRWDRNLSELSESGDNDNVLYSTHFTELLDDLSQEALLGQLLSDPFLSGRGHMMDLEKEEEEEELSPASPPPPHIQAEHSYSLSGDSRPQSPLSHLILEKTSSESVCAGESDSDDWPMEQQQQQQEEDEEMEEEDDEEDKLNLKMEPLLCDSPTLLPTVTLTLTVKPATAASLSQTTQLVTQAKEDESFSPQIKLEPHEVDQFLNLSPKEHETLQMPPTPPSSHGSDTEGSQSPVRSCVPASPTSNPAVLKVAQRTPASLPNSLSNSPLLTAPHKLQGSGPLLLTEEERRTLIAEGYPVPTKLPLSKSEEKALKKIRRKIKNKISAQESRRKKKEYVDALEKKVETCSNENSELRRKVENLESTNKSLLQQLHSLQAMVTGKVPRSCKMASTQTSTCLMAVVLCFAVFLGSFYQGLSPCSSITKSELSRELTMQESYTTTVKSRNLLSFEEHGVGDEPRPSGLGGEYPEWDTQSTALMMWRLEQQRRLQQATPQTPEPSPPYVQNNGTNTQKALLIDLHMHRSAESQSNEMPSVIELERTVNEPS, from the exons CACTTCACCGAGCTCCTGGATGACCTGTCTCAGGAGGCGCTGCTGGGACAGCTCCTGAGCGACCCCTTCCTGTCGGGGAGGGGCCACATGATGGACctggagaaggaggaggaggaggaggagctgaGCCCGGCGTCTCCGCCGCCTCCTCACATCCAGGCTGAGCACAGTTACTCGCTGAGCGGAGACTCCAGACCCCAGTCGCCCTTGTCCCATCTGATCCTGGAGAAAACCAGCAGCGAGTCAG TGTGTGCAGGAGAGTCAGACAGTGACGACTGGCCCatggagcagcagcagcagcagcaggaagaggatgaggagatggaggaggaggatgatgaggaggaCAAGTTAAACCTGAAGATGGAGCCTCTGCTCTGTGACTCTCCAACGCTGCTGCCTACAGTGACTCTCACGCTCACGGTTAAACCGGCGACGGCCGCGTCCCTCTCACAGACCACGCAGCTCGTCACACAG GCGAAGGAGGACGAGAGCTTCAGCCCGCAGATTAAACTGGAGCCGCATGAAGTGGATCAGTTCCTGAACCTCTCTCCTAAAG agcatgAGACTTTGCAGATGCCCCCGACTCCCCCCAGCTCTCACGGCAGTGACACAGAGGGCAGTCAGAGTCCTGTGCGCTCCTGCGTCCCCGCCAGTCCCACGTCCAACCCAGCGGTCCTCAAGGTGGCGCAGCGCACGCCCGCCTCGCTGCCCAACTCGCTGTCCAACTCGCCCCTGCTCACCGCCCCTCAC AAGTTGCAGGGCTCCGGCCCCCTGCTGCTGACTGAAGAGGAGAGACGCACCCTGATCGCAGAGGGATACCCCGTCCCCACTAAACTGCCCCTGTCCAAATCAGAGGAGAAGGCCCTGAAAAAGATCCGCAGGAAAATCAAGAACAAG atttctgCTCAGGAAAGtcgcagaaagaaaaaagaatatgtgGACGCCCTGGAGAAAAA GGTGGAGACATGTTCCAATGAGAACAGTGAGCTGCGCAGGAAAGTGGAGAACCTTGAAAGCACCAACAA GTCTTTGCTGCAGCAGCTGCACTCGCTGCAGGCCATGGTGACAGGAAAGGTCCCTCGCTCGTGCAAGATGGCCAGCACTCAGACCTCCACGTGCCTCATG GCTGTGGTCCTGTGTTTCGCCGTGTTCCTGGGTAGCTTCTACCAAGGCCTGAGCCCCTGCTCATCCATCACAAAGTCTGAACTGTCCAGAGAGCTCACCATGCAGGAGTCTTACACCACCACAG TGAAGTCCAGAAACCTGCTGTCTTTTGAGGAGCACGGCGTAGGTGACGAGCCCCGCCCCTCCGGTCTGGGCGGAGAATATCCAGAGTGGGACACACAGTCTACCGCCTTGATGATGTGGCGTCTGGAGCAGCAGCGCAGACTCCAACAGGCCACGCCTCAAACTCCAGAGCCCAGCCCACCCTACGTTCAGAACAACGGCACCAACACGCAGAAAGCCCTCCTCATCGACCTGCACATGCACCG GTCAGCAGAGTCGCAATCCAACGAAATGCCGAGCGTCATCGAGCTGGAGCGAACGGTGAACGAGCCGTCGTGA